A genomic segment from Peromyscus maniculatus bairdii isolate BWxNUB_F1_BW_parent chromosome 11, HU_Pman_BW_mat_3.1, whole genome shotgun sequence encodes:
- the Or10z1 gene encoding olfactory receptor 10Z1, protein MVQINATCWSGFVFLGFSSFGELQLLLFVLFLSLYLITITSNVFIIIVIRLDSHLHTPMYLFLSFLSFSETCYTLGIIPRMLSGLVMGGQAISFTGCATQMFFSASWACTNCFLLSVMGFDRYVAICAPLHYVSRMNPTLCAQLVGTSFLSGYLFGLGMTLVIFRLSFCGSHEIQHFFCDTPPVLSLACGDTRLSELGILILSLLVLLVSFFLIAVSYAYILAAILRIPSAEGRRKAFSTCASHLTVVVIHYGCASFMYLRPKASYSLERDQLIAVTYTVATPLLNPIVYSLRNRAVQAALRNAFRGNLLGKG, encoded by the coding sequence ATGGTACAGATCAATGCCACCTGCTGGAGTGGCTTTGTCTTCCTGGGCTTCTCTAGCTTTGGGGAGCTTCAACTTCTGCTGTTTGTCTTGTTCCTCTCTTTGTACCTCATCACCATCACCAGCAATGTCTTCATCATCATAGTGATCAGGCTGGATAGCCAtctgcacacacccatgtatctcttcctctccttcctgtccttctcGGAGACCTGTTACACATTGGGCATCATCCCGAGGATGCTGTCTGGCCTGGTTATGGGGGGACAGGCTATCTCTTTTACGGGATGTGCTACCCAGATGTTTTTCTCTGCTTCGTGGGCTTGTACCAACTGCTTCCTCCTGTCTGTCATGGGCTTTGACAGGTATGTGGCCATTTGTGCCCCACTACACTACGTCAGCCGTATGAATCCCACCCTCTGTGCCCAGCTAGTTGGCACCTCCTTCTTGAGTGGATACCTTTTTGGACTAGGAATGACACTAGTCATTTTTCGCCTCTCATTCTGTGGTTCCCATGAAATCCAGCACTTTTTCTGTGACACGCCTCCAGTGCTAAGCCTCGCCTGTGGGGATACAAGACTAAGTGAGCTGGGAATCCTCATCCTCAGTCTTCTGGTCCTCTTGGTCTCCTTCTTCTTAATTGCTGTCTCCTATGCCTACATTCTGGCAGCAATCCTGAGAATCCCTTCTGCTGAGGGGCGGAGGAAAGCTTTCTCTACTTGTGCCTCACATCTCACAGTGGTCGTTATTCACTATGGCTGTGCCTCCTTCATGTACTTGAGGCCCAAAGCCAGCTACTCTCTTGAGAGGGATCAGCTTATTGCTGTCACCTACACTGTGGCGACCCCTCTTCTCAATCCTATTGTTTATAGTTTAAGAAATCGGGCTGTGCAAGCAGCTCTAAGGAATGCTTTCCGAGGGAATTTACTAGGTAAAGGATGA